A single region of the Plantactinospora soyae genome encodes:
- a CDS encoding sialidase family protein: MTGLRELFEEATQAPPPSRLLADEVYTAGRRRLGRRRAALGGGTLAVLVIAMTTAVVASVPETGPGPSPDERAAPAAPAAPRTSPGVLPGSGRIQMIQAADAGHVYLALSTCAGGLCKTRMQVVGSEDGGRTWTERGAPIHLGFLMALAPDVLLGLVLPEPPGSATPPSLMTSRDGGRSWQAPETGPAVPALPSGSVAVCWPDPDVDPGRVVPAGTDPCTLRALDPESGRISPLASQPALNMVETDRQSIGMSAGRLWVPGFERGTGRSAVATSADGGRTWTEHVFVDEPTCPPDGCLLPQVAVGPGPVGYAVLSGAEARAVYRYTPEQGWQRRTGVQQVPYALSDTGSYVTPDGSHVIYQLAENGNYQFWASRGAGADYRPGNLTGLPEHSGRVFRASDGWLYLRGADDIGYGSTDGWRWMPLNRR; the protein is encoded by the coding sequence ATGACCGGGTTGCGGGAACTGTTCGAGGAGGCGACACAGGCGCCGCCGCCGAGCCGGCTGCTCGCCGACGAGGTCTACACGGCGGGCCGTCGGCGACTAGGCCGGCGCCGGGCCGCGCTGGGCGGCGGCACGCTGGCGGTGCTCGTCATCGCGATGACGACGGCCGTCGTGGCCTCCGTTCCGGAGACCGGCCCGGGGCCGTCGCCCGACGAGCGCGCCGCGCCGGCCGCGCCGGCCGCGCCGCGAACCTCACCCGGGGTGCTGCCCGGGTCGGGGCGGATCCAGATGATCCAGGCCGCCGACGCGGGACACGTCTACCTCGCGCTGTCGACCTGTGCGGGCGGACTGTGCAAGACCCGGATGCAGGTGGTCGGCTCCGAGGACGGCGGGCGGACCTGGACCGAACGCGGCGCCCCGATCCACCTCGGCTTTCTCATGGCCCTGGCCCCCGACGTCCTGCTCGGACTCGTCCTGCCCGAGCCGCCGGGGTCCGCGACGCCACCGAGCTTGATGACCAGCCGGGACGGCGGGCGCAGCTGGCAGGCTCCGGAGACCGGCCCGGCCGTACCCGCACTGCCGTCCGGCAGCGTCGCCGTCTGCTGGCCGGACCCGGACGTCGATCCGGGCAGGGTGGTGCCGGCGGGTACGGATCCGTGCACCCTGCGTGCGTTGGATCCGGAGTCGGGCCGCATCTCGCCGCTCGCCAGCCAGCCCGCGCTGAACATGGTCGAGACCGACCGGCAGTCCATCGGAATGTCTGCCGGCCGGCTCTGGGTACCCGGATTCGAACGCGGAACCGGGCGGTCGGCGGTCGCGACGAGCGCCGACGGGGGGCGTACCTGGACCGAACACGTCTTCGTGGACGAGCCCACCTGTCCGCCCGACGGGTGCCTCCTGCCGCAGGTGGCGGTCGGCCCCGGACCGGTCGGCTACGCGGTGCTGAGCGGGGCCGAGGCGCGGGCGGTGTACCGGTACACCCCCGAACAGGGCTGGCAGCGACGTACGGGGGTGCAGCAGGTGCCGTACGCGCTCTCCGACACCGGCTCGTACGTCACGCCCGACGGCAGCCACGTGATCTACCAGCTCGCGGAAAACGGGAACTACCAGTTCTGGGCGTCCCGGGGCGCCGGAGCCGACTACCGACCCGGCAATCTGACGGGTCTGCCGGAGCACTCCGGCCGGGTGTTCCGGGCTTCTGACGGTTGGCTCTACCTGCGCGGCGCCGACGACATCGGCTACGGCTCGACCGACGGCTGGCGCTGGATGCCGTTGAACCGCCGCTGA